The window TTCCAAGTGGCATTCAAGACTCAATTGTTGAGGTtgtaactcagagaattagagtaggtgaagcattatctgatcctgtaaagatTAAGAGGAGtttctgcaaggcagtattattggactgttATGTTCCCTTATATAAATGATGTGAATAAAGAGCTGAAATTCCAGATAAGGATTTTCGTAGATGATAtcatactgtatggagtaataagttacaggattgtaagcgACTACAAAAAAGACCTCACCAaaattatgagatggacagcagacggtaaatgggatgaaaagtcaagctcttaccaagaggagaattcctctcagttttaattattgtgttgattcctcttggggaccactgtaagtacctaggtgttaatacaaggaaagatcttcatgggggtaatcacattaatgagattgtaaataaaggttaaagatctcttcatatggttatgagggtattttaggGGTTATTgcaaggatgtacaggagagggcatgtaagtcactggtaagaccccaactagaatatggttccagagtatgggaccttcAGTAGGACTACTTGAAGTGGGGACTGGACAAGATCCTAAGGAAAGTAGCATGGTTTGTATTGGGTGATTTTGGACAAAAttatagtgttacaaaaatgttgcaaaattttggaATGGGAAGGTTGGGAGTAAGGAGGCAAGcggcttgactaagcagtatgttctgaactgttatgagacgacagccttaaatgcatGCGTAATATGTAAGAAGcagttctaagtacatcactgctcTGCAGCTGTACAAATCACTTCACTACAGCATCAGGACTTAATTCTGCAtgtgtaatgtgtaagaagcaattctaagtacatcactgctcTGCAGCTGTACAAATCACTTCACTACAGTGTCAGCACTTAATTCTGCAtgtgtaatgtgtaagaagcagttctaagtacatcactgcactgaaGTCTCAGGTAGTATGCATCCGTAACTTGTATGAAAATGTTTTACATACAAGAAGCAAACATATTCACACTGCAAAATATTGTGTTATATGTCAGCAAAGCCATAAGCCATTCATCGTTAAATACTACTGAGCTACTAACATCaaattttcaacttcatttttatttttgaaataggacTTTATTTTTATGCCATATGTATTCAGCAGAAAAATAAATTTGTACTTTTCATTCTCCCAAGCCCCCTGTATACATGAAAAAATGTTACAGTGTTATAGGGCCAAATTTAATAAAAGTTATTTTACCAGGAGAAAAGTTTTACTCAGAATCCACgaattttatttcttacatgtgTGGAATACCCTACATCAGAGTGGTAGAGTATAAACTTCCAGGTTCTAATATCTCTGATTTGAACCTGGCAGTTTTAGTTGGATTTTTGAACGGCAGAGAAAGGTCCATTTGGCATTTCACTTTGTACAATGTTGGcaatgtaaaggatctctggtgataTGTTTGGTGCTTACATGTAGTGAAACTCAGAACAGGAAGCTCAAAAAGAGTTCTGATTTCTTTGTCATTTAGAAGAGTACGGTACCGGTAATATGGAATATTGATAATGACATGCAGGCAGTCTAAATGACATATAATCAAAATACCTGTGTATGGCAGCTGaggccacataataataataataattattattattattgtttcgaaaTGCTGATACTCATGTAATTCAGTCATGTTCCTTCTATGGGTGATATCACCTTCGTTTAGTCCACTTTATGCAGTGTTTATGGCAACCATTCTGATGGTGGATTGTCTTGAGTTTACTGCAGAGTTTATGACATGccttttcatttctaatttttattttgtattttcagGTACTGTTCACTTCAGCGAGAAGATGATAATGGTGATCGAATGATCAGCAAAGAGGCAACAAACTGCACGTAAAACTCAAAATGGGAAAAAGTGAAGTTGTAAATGAACCACCAACATGGAAAGATATAGCAAAAAATTTGCAGCAAAATCTTTTGTATCGTTTTGGTGCTGATGACTGGGATTTGTACAAAAAGTCTAAGAGGAATTATCTTGAAAAAACAGTAGCGTATGCTTTGTTTGGACCACCTAAGAGCCTTACATTAGTAGACAATGAAGGCATTATTGGATATGAACCAAAACAGATAGAAAACGTACGTAATGTTTGTGCTTCTATAATTAGGGAAGATGTTCACAGTGAAGATGAGGATGGTGATACATGGATGTCAATTATATTTGTTTGTACTGAAATACCTGTGCATAAGAAGGAAGATTTGTTAATAGCAACAGTGCCAGTTTTTAGGGTTCCCAAAAAAATTGTAGGTCACCCTGACTCTGTCAGATTCATTGATTCAAATGCACGAGTTTATGTGAATTGGAATGATTATTTATTGAATAATCCTTTACCAAAGTGTAATATCTGTTACCCCAAGGAGGGTATATATAAGGCTGATATAAATGGTAATGTCATATTAGAATTTGGGCAAACTCCTTCTTGTGGTGCTGTACAGAGGCTTCTAACAATTGTGGATCAAACAAGCAATGTAGTAACAATAGGAACTTCTATCATTACAGTAACTTCTCTGTTTCACCCATTACCAGAACATTTATTAACAGTGACTGCATGGGCTAgtggaattataggaatatatggAGCAATACGATCTTCTGCAACCCTAATTGATAGACTGAGACACAATCAGAGTGTAGGTTTTGATAACCAGGAATCTCGAAACTGTTGGCTTTCTCTTAGTGGAAGCGCAGTAGGGTTAGTGTCAACGAGTGCAATGAATGCACTCCAGAAATTGGTCAAGTCTGGGCAACAGGTGAACAAGATTCATCAACATACAGTAACTGCTTTAAGCATGTGTTCAGTTGCCATCACTGGTCTTGGAGTGGTGAACAATGGTTTTGTGCTTCATGAGAAATACAAAGAAAAGTCTTTGACAGCTTTAGATGTATATCAGTTCACTACATCTGCATTTTTCTTTGCTCATTCGGCAATTAACATTAAAACTGCTGGCACAATTATTGCCGAAACACAAAACAATATCATGGAAGTATATCAGGGCACATCAAAGAGTCATAAACACCATCGaaagtttagtaaattcaaagaatGGCAAAGTGGAAATGCAATTCAAGAAAAGTCAGGTCTCCTGAGCAAAATGAGAATGTGTAAAAGAAGAGAACAATGGATGAAGAAAGTTTCAGACCAGAATGAAGGATTTTGGAGAAcagaaaaaaatgtaaaatttacaGAATCAGGGCATGTTGAAATTAGCCATAAGCTAATTATAGATCCTACAAAATTCTTTGAAATCACCAATGATCAACGTACAGTATTCGTGGAAGCTTCCAAAAATTTAGTAGAGGGAAATCTCTCCCACGGACAATTTAAGGAAATTATGAAATCAATCAATCTGAAAGAAAGTATTTCATATAAATACCAAGACATTCAAAACAGTCATGAAATACCACATATGTGGAGAAATAAAAGAATGAAGGAACTGAAAAGAGGATATCAGTTATCTGGAGATATGACCAGTTTGGAACAAAATATCAAAACTGTTGCAGATGTAAAAAGTACTTATTCTAAAGATGGTTTCTTTAAAGACATTTTAGAGTCAAATAAGGACTCTCTTGAAATTCAATGTAATGTGAATTTAACAGAAGCAGGTCATGTGGAAATTAATAAAACATTATCTATAGATCCTATGGAATATTTTAGAATAAAGGAACCCAAACGTAAGTTATTCCTTAAGGTTTCCTGTGATCTGGCTGAAGGAAAGATGTCACATAGACAGTTTGAGAAAATAATGAAGCATTTGCAACATGGAAAACATTCTTCAAGGGAACACCATAAAATTGAAAATCGAGCTGAAACAACAGACACGTCGAATAAGAACAAACAAGACACTGGCTCAAGACAAAGAAGTATGCTAGCAATTGCAACAATTTATGGACCAGCAAACATATATGTGATAATGAAGAATTTTGACAAGAGCTTACATCAACGTCTATTTGAAGTTGCAGTGAAGATTTCTGAGCTTTTGGAATGCTCTCCAGCACGGACTTTCTTTGATATTTTAGGCTCAGTGTGCAATTATGTACAAGACCTTGCATCTCAGATGGAAAGAAAATATCAGGAAGATCTAGAAAAGGCTAAAGCTGAAGCTGGGGAAGATTTTAACCAGCAAGAATTTGACAGAAATTACAAGATTGAAGGAAAAAGGTACAGTCACTTCTGTTCAATTATTCTGGAATCTTTTGCATCTGATTCTGATTTGTTGGAAAGATTTATGACTGGAGTAGAGGAAGGAATGGATCTGTACAATGGCTTGAGGGCTGAAAGTGCTTCAGAAAATGAAGAAAATAGCTCAAGGGAAACTGATGAAGATCTGCCATGTGGCCAGGAAGAGATGAAAGGATCTGCAAATGATTCCAGTAATAAAAACATGTTAGAATATAATTTTAGGAGAAGGCCATTTCACAGCTCAATTAATCATCAATCAACAAGTTTAGGTGAAGCTTCAGGCAATTTAAGATTGCCAAATGGCATCATAAAATATGAAAAGGCCTAAAATTGGCAGTCTTCTAGAGACTCCAATTATAAATTACTTCCAGATGTTTGCCTTACACAAAGAAGCTTCTATTTATCTGGACAAACAAGACTGTTTTATGGGTGACTAAGAGTCTGGACAATccagaattatttttcattttcatcattattattatcatgaccCTTTCAGCTAAGATGGTGTTAAAGGAACATCATATTGTGTTGTTTACGAGGGAAGACAGGCACATTAAGGAAATAATTGTCTTTCAGGAAAAAATACACAGCTATACGTAAAAACTTTTGTTTGAATGTTGTATCggataaattgataataattaaaagtacGGTAGTTGAATTTATGAAAAGAATTATAAAAATAGTGAAATATATGTTTTTGAAGAAGTGTCACAAGTGACGAATTTGCCTCACATTTAGGGGCAAGTTCAGCAgcaaaataatatttattacttATTTTAATTAATCAGACATGAAAATGAATATGTAACATGAAAGTAAATAACTGAGAAGTTAAAGCACATGCATTTTGAAGTATATACCGGTAACTTAAAATACAATTGTATTTTAACTCAGGTGTTCCCTGCGGAACTATATGAGCAAACATGTGAGTTGTATGGTTGATTTACCCATATAGTATGAAAGATAATCACAAAGGTAGTGCTAATGCGAGTGATAATACTAAATGTCTAGAGCTTGTGAAAATATAAGGGAATAAACACTTATTTCTTAGAGTCTCAAAAACCTAATGATTGTACAACCATGTGTGCAATTTTCCTTTTGGTTTTCAATGTCTGTGtgtccatctatcctatccgaccttccttggtcactcttgttcttttccgaccccgacagtattaggttgcaaggcctagggtgtctttcattttcacgtccttcgtgaccCTTGTGCCAGTCGTTCGCACTCCTTTCACTCTTCTTGCATAAGCCCACTACAGTACTCATACATACAGATAGTTTCATCGTCATCTGTTTCCTTTTCCTGTTAGTTACATTATGACTAAGTTTCAGCATGATTCAGAGGTGGTGATGCAACCACACAATAGTATCATGAACTATTTTTGAGAACTTTGACTCCAATGTTACGGAAGGAGATGCTGAAACTGCCCACATTCATTATTCACACATTTTTGCCACCTCTTTAAAACTTtacataccgggcaagttggccgtgcgcgtagaggcacgcggctgtgagcttgcatccgggagatagtaggttcgaatcccactatcggcagccctgaagatggttttccgtggtttcccattttcacaccaggcaagtgctggggctgtaccttaattaaggccacggccgcttccttccaactcctagacctttcctatcccatcgtcgccataagacctatctgtgtcggtgcaacgtaaagcccctagcaaaaaaataaattaaaaaataaataaataaataaaactttacaTCTCTCCTTGTAATTCTGATGGATATTCTGTTTCACTgaatgagttggctgtgcggttaggatcgcatagTTGTGAGCTAgcctttgggagatagtgggttcgaatctcactgtcagcagtcctgaagatggtttactgtggtttcccatttgaacaccgggctataccttaattaaggccacggtcacttctttgccactcctaatcctttcctatcccatcgtcgtcatagacctatctctgtcagtgtgacataaagcaaaattgtaagaataaaaaaagatatatataccggtatatatatatattgtgtttcAGTTCTATTAGGGTGTGTGGATTTGCCTTGTATAATTTCTTAGGCTGAAGGATTGTTGTACAACCTAGAACTTTTACACCCGACAGTCTTAATTGAAATCGTATTTAGACTTGATGAGCTAACTTAGTTATCACATGAAGTAAAATAAACATACAATGTGCAGTAGTATAACACATCCTGAGTCAAAATAAACTTCATGATTTAATACAGAAAACAGAACAGCACACAACTCAGGAAAATGTCCTTCTATAGACACCTGCTCACTAACAAGCTTGCCTTATATTCAAGGCATGGAGAGATGTCTGTGCACGTCCTGTTCACTGAACTCGCCAGACTCGCTCTTACTGTACTAGTGTATAGGCTAGAGTTTGTAACCACAATTTTACCTCCCTACCCTTTACAAAAGCTCAAAATATTGCTTAATGAGCTCAATATTAGCATTTATTCACATATGTTTGGTAATAAATTGTACAATTATACATGACAAAAATGGTAGCTAGGAAGGAAATACGGAACATACATTTAGGATAAATATAATGACTGGCTAGTATGGGTAGGAGGAGCCACAGAAAGAAGAGATAAGGACAAAATTCTCTGTACTTCAGATGGGTTGGCTATGCTCTGAGTCTAACATTCAAGAGAATCTCTCCTCAGGTGCCATACATTGCCCTCACATATCTAGAAGACCTACAAACATTTAGGAACATTTCTTTTTCCTGACTGTATCAGTATAGAACAACCCACATTTGTATCTACTTTTCAGATCAGAGTAAATTGAGTTTGATGCATTAAATACAACTATGAAAGAATTCTGTATCCACTAATCTTGGATAACCCTTTagtctatgtaataataataataataataataataataataataataataataataataataataataataataataataataataataattccaagggATTGGAGGTTTGATTCCTTTGAAGTATGGCAAGGAGCCATTCTGATAAATTCTGTCACTACCTGGAAACCTCTTCTGcagctcaacaacaacaacaacaacaacgtttctTTCCAGTATTTGGATGTACTGGTCAAATTTCATCATCTCAACAACTGGCACTACGGGTTCCATCCTTTATGCATGAAACACCCTCAATACATTTTCTTCGTGGTATATTTCATGGTCTGTTGCCAATGTGCTGAACTTGTTGGCTCATTCTTTGTTTGgcatacatattttgtaaatttgtaaatttagagttattgttatgtgtttaatttgaaGTTTTACTTTGAGATTATAATTTGCATTAAACTATCtacttgtggcagcccagattgtcaggGCAGTAGCTGATCCTTCgaacaaataataaaagtacattataactgtatgtatttacgccttGCACAActttccaactgtcactgggactgtcaccaatcaggctaaggaccccaaaaactgtggactcaacacaaATATTGATCATTCTGGACATCCCTTTTCATCCCCCATGCTGATGGACgttggacttaaatggcatccagagtgtcacaattcatctcaatcACCCCAAAAGCCATGGATTCAACACTGATATTGGTTGTTTTTGCTTATTTCTACATGTCAACCCCTTCCCTAGGGGGGCTAgtggtgtcttaccctcacagtatCTTTTccagtaagtcatgtgtgtaccaagtgtggttgagagttgtgctggaacatccacatatttatttgtaattttggtcagtttggacattttctctctctttttcttttttttatatacCCCTTCTAACTCCCATTCTGATTcaggctgaactttgacttacacAGCATCCAGGCTGTCACATTTTATcttagcgaccccaaaaactatggacttGATGATGCTAATAAcagttttttgttttaatttttacatttcatccCCTTCCTAGGGTGCTAggagtgtcttgcccccacagtatattttttttttttttccagatagtaagtcatatttgtactaagtttggttgtgagctatgctggaacatacacatataCATCCTTAATCTCTGTCATTTTTCGACATTTTCTTCTCACTTCGTATGTCGATGAGGGCTGAACGTTGACTTAAACGGAAAAAAGAAAGAAGctttaactttaattttttttttttttttacactatcATTTCTTACAATCTCTCGGGTCTCTGTCTGTGTTTTGCATATTTTCAAAAATTTAGGCAATGCATTGTTTGGAAACAATTTGTATGATTCTATTAAATATTCTGGTAATGCAAAGACATTAAtgatgttttaaaatattattttggttTAGAATTTATTAAGAATGAACATACAAGTAACTTGAAGTTTGCACCTACCCAAAATCTTTATCCTACAACTGCTACTGGTGTATTGAGTCTGATGTACaggatttagtaataataatttgttagTTTTGTAGAATATCTCAATGACTATTGTAATGATCTATTATAAGTAACTGATTCCTATACTTGTGTGCAAGAACTAGAAATGTGATACTGTATATTGCTAACTTATTCATAGGGATAGTTATTAATGCAAATTTGTTTAAATGTTGTGAAATATGGAATTTTTAATCTTTGATGACAAATGAAGCTAGATTTTGACTTTGCAAGAATATATGAGTTTATATGTGAAAATGAAAAGTAATTTTATACAGTATGAATGTTAATTATACTATACAATCTTTTGAGAAAATGTACcttttaaaaagtaaataattaAGAATATATAAACTATTTGTAGTGTTTTTCTTGTGAATTCCTACCTGAATTACAAAGTCAAAGATGAACTGCATAACATACTTGGTTAGATGCTTACCTGCTGTGCTCAGACCGTAGGAAAGATTCCCAACTAAGTTGGTTAACATCTCAGAGTTCTTAAAAGTAAAAATAGTCATTACATATCATCGTCATCTTTGTCGTCATCATGTTGGTACCTAAGAGAGGTGTAAACAATGAAATtgtagtacagtagaaccccgcttaactgaACTTCGCTTAACAGAAACCTGGCTTAACCAAAATTCTCTGGCaaaactgtattttaatattttttattttttaaccctctcgttcttagccgtcggtATTAGTGATtttcttgctatatgtgctgagagctactaggcaaaccctatttttatattatgacttatgccagaatgcacatgtagcataaaacaaaacagtttcttaccctcttgTTTGtgccatgatacatttt is drawn from Anabrus simplex isolate iqAnaSimp1 chromosome 1, ASM4041472v1, whole genome shotgun sequence and contains these coding sequences:
- the LOC136885963 gene encoding uncharacterized protein → MGKSEVVNEPPTWKDIAKNLQQNLLYRFGADDWDLYKKSKRNYLEKTVAYALFGPPKSLTLVDNEGIIGYEPKQIENVRNVCASIIREDVHSEDEDGDTWMSIIFVCTEIPVHKKEDLLIATVPVFRVPKKIVGHPDSVRFIDSNARVYVNWNDYLLNNPLPKCNICYPKEGIYKADINGNVILEFGQTPSCGAVQRLLTIVDQTSNVVTIGTSIITVTSLFHPLPEHLLTVTAWASGIIGIYGAIRSSATLIDRLRHNQSVGFDNQESRNCWLSLSGSAVGLVSTSAMNALQKLVKSGQQVNKIHQHTVTALSMCSVAITGLGVVNNGFVLHEKYKEKSLTALDVYQFTTSAFFFAHSAINIKTAGTIIAETQNNIMEVYQGTSKSHKHHRKFSKFKEWQSGNAIQEKSGLLSKMRMCKRREQWMKKVSDQNEGFWRTEKNVKFTESGHVEISHKLIIDPTKFFEITNDQRTVFVEASKNLVEGNLSHGQFKEIMKSINLKESISYKYQDIQNSHEIPHMWRNKRMKELKRGYQLSGDMTSLEQNIKTVADVKSTYSKDGFFKDILESNKDSLEIQCNVNLTEAGHVEINKTLSIDPMEYFRIKEPKRKLFLKVSCDLAEGKMSHRQFEKIMKHLQHGKHSSREHHKIENRAETTDTSNKNKQDTGSRQRSMLAIATIYGPANIYVIMKNFDKSLHQRLFEVAVKISELLECSPARTFFDILGSVCNYVQDLASQMERKYQEDLEKAKAEAGEDFNQQEFDRNYKIEGKRYSHFCSIILESFASDSDLLERFMTGVEEGMDLYNGLRAESASENEENSSRETDEDLPCGQEEMKGSANDSSNKNMLEYNFRRRPFHSSINHQSTSLGEASGNLRLPNGIIKYEKA